The DNA segment AACTAACCGAAGAATCCAACGAATGGTTTGAAAGCAGTGATGTTGAAGAGCTTGCGGATATTTTAGAAGTCGTTATGGCGCTTGCAGCTGAGAAGGGTGTTGGTTTTGAGCAGTTGGTTGAAATCGCCAATAGCAAACGTGATAAACGTGGTGGATTTAAAGAACGTTTATTTCTGGAGGAAGTTTATGAGTGATAGAATTATTAACCTAAAGGCTATGGCTAAATGGAAGGCGATACCTGCTGACATTCAGGCAAGACTTATTAGTAATGTCTATTGTAAAGTATGTGGTGAAACTAGCATTGTAGATTTTGAAATAAAAGACGATGAGTTCGGCATTGTGCTTGTAGGTAGATGTAAGAAATGTAATGGACCTGTCGCGCGAATGATTGAGGATTAACTCATGCCAAATCTAAAACTCTACGAACACCTAATCACCAAACTGCTAAATAAAAAACTAGACCAAACCAACCATGACCATAAACTCTTTATTGAAGAACTAGATAGCACGGAATCTAGTTCTATTTTAGCGCTTTA comes from the Fusibacter sp. A1 genome and includes:
- a CDS encoding nucleoside triphosphate pyrophosphohydrolase, which translates into the protein MKTTYNKLIRDKIPQKIEAAGKTSKQSTLSHEDYVKELNNKLTEESNEWFESSDVEELADILEVVMALAAEKGVGFEQLVEIANSKRDKRGGFKERLFLEEVYE